The DNA region CCCCTCATCCTTTATCTTTTATAGATTAATCAACATCTGTATAATATATTGTGGCATTGATTTGCCCCTGTAATTGTAAATTCCATTTCTACCATGGTGTTTGGAATTGTGACTCGGAAATATCTGAAGGTCTGAACTGCTGGTTTTATTGCTATAAGCTGTATATTCATTTAAACTCACATTGAAACTCTTGCAGTGATACGggtttgtagatttttttgataTCTAATGAATGCTGTTTGAAGTCAGACTGCCTCTGCCTGCTTATCCTATCCTTTTAACAAATCTGTCACAAACAGCTGAAAatgatcttaattattttgttaacatCATTTGCATATTATTCCTTGAAGTCTGGATATGGCATCTGAAAAGATTTTTATCTGTAAAAATGTCAAGTGAAAAATGGTGATTTTCAAGGATGTTTCATGATATTTCGCTGAAGCTATATGCAgtatgattgaattttttttttctcataataatTTGTTCAATATCATTGCAGATATCAGAAGTGGTAAATAGTATGAAAGACTTGATTGATTATAGCCGAGAAACAGGAACTGGACCAATGGGTAAGTTTGACGGGTTCTTGATTGggttattattttaactttcttGTTTGTAATTTTCTGATGTGGTCCTAATGAAATGATCCCTGAAAAAGTTCATGCTGATTGTGACGTGGCAGTGATGATCATGCATATCACCAATATACCTTGTTGTCCAATCTGGGCTCAAttatctatctattttttttgttttcagagAGTTTGTCCAAGTTCCCTAGGAGGACAGGTGCTTCAATTGGGTTTCATAGTCAAGCTCAACAGCCTGAggaacagcaacaacaacagcaaacaATAACTGCGAACTCAAATAGTGATCAAAGTTCTGCCCAAGCCACAATGCAAATTGCTGCTAGCAATGGTATGGCTAGTGTAAATAACTCACTCAACACAGCATCTGCAACTACCTATGCCAGCGCTATTGTTGGGCTTCTCCACCAAAATTCTATGAATTCAAGACAACAAAATTCTATCAATAATGCAAGCAGTCCCTTTGGAGGAAACTCTGTTCAGATTCCATCTCCTGGTTCCTCCAGTACGATTCCACAGGCACAACCTAACCCTTCTCCTTTCCAGTCGCCGACACCATCCTCGTCTAATAATCCTCCACAAGCATCTCATAGTGCCTTGACAGCTGTAAATCACATTAGTTCCACAAATTCACCAGCAAATATTCCATTGCAACAGCCAACCCTTTCTGGCGAGGCTGACCATGGTGATTCTCAAAGCTCTGTCCAGAAATTCATACATGACATGATGTTAACCAGCCAACTTACTGGAACTGGTGGCATGGTTGGGGTTGGTTCGTTGGGGAATGATGTGAAAAATGTCAATGGAATTTTGCCAACAGGTAATAATACGGTTCTTAATGGTGGAAATGGCCTGGTGGGAAATGGGGCAGTCAATAGTTCTGGAGTAGGGGGTTCTGGATATGGGACTATGGGTGGACTTGCGCAGTCTGTAATGGTCAATGGGATCAGAGCTGCAATGGGTAATAACTCAATGATGAATGGTCGGATGGGCATGCCATCGATGGTACGAGACCAGAGCATGAATCATCAACAGGATTTGGGGAACCAACTGCTTAATGGGCTAGGAGCAGTTAATGGGTTAAGTAATCTTCAGTTTGATTGGAAACCATCCCCTTGAAGGTTCTGTTAATTATATTGATGTCTCAGCAGCTGCTTGTGCGGTACAAGTGTGGGCAGAATTTCATAAAAGCCTTGTGAAGATGGCATTACACCAAGGAATAGCTTGAGGGCGTGCTTCCCACTTTGTACTAATTTTCGAGGAAAAGTAAACATATAGCATAGTGTTTTATCAAAGAAATGTTAAATCCTCCTTGAGTTGCCTCATTTACTTCTAATTGTTTTCCTAATTATGATTCAATGCAGCCTCTTTTCTAACTAACAGTCTTGGAATGGGAATTCAGGGAGGGATAGCTGTCTGGTTGAGAGCCCTTTCCACGTGTAGTTCCTGCTCATTTTCAAGTCATCATTCATGAAAATACATCAAGTGTTGATGGATATGCTCATCAGTTCCATTTTTAGGGTTATCTCAGAGCCCATGTGTATTTTATTGCGTTGTATTCTTTTCAGTTTCCTCTTACCCCTGTCTATAGACTCCGCGTCATTGAATTTTGTTGACCTGGTGGTTAAGCTCAAGAATGGTGATGCTCGATAAGTGATTCCCTGATTTGAAACACTAGGCTGAAATTAAGTGGTGAGGTAGGGAGGCTAGTGAAGTGTTAAATCTTGTCTGTCTTTAGATCTTGCCAACTGGCAActaatttttctattattgCTCAGCattgattaatcaaattattataatGGTGACATCTCACTTAAAACTTGAAAGCACGATTAGAAGCTGTGGCAAATCAGAGAACATGGTCTGATCTTTAGATGAATGGAGATGCATGTGATTTCCAAATTTAATAAGAGCCTTCCAAGGCGCTGCATGATAGGCTTAAATGGATTTCTGTGCATTTACAAATGGAGGAAAGACAGTTCATAAGCTGAAGAAATAGTGATGCTCATTGGGCTATCAATTTGAACAAGAACTGAATTCGTAGTGACATTTACATTATGCAAGAGAGTTTAGATAGCTATGCACTTATAGCTCCGTCATAGCTCTACATAACTTGTTGTTTTCAAACATCAATATACTTCTCTATGGAGCTAGACAGGGTGGTCTTTGGCACTGCTCCAATTacactttctttcttctctcctttcttGAAAAACAGCACCGTTGGTATGCTTCTTATTCCATACTTTGTGGCAATGCTAGGGCAGTCATCGGTGTTTACTTTGTAACAAGCTATCTTTCCTGCATATTCTTGTGCCAGTTCCTCGATTACTGGTGCTATCATTTTACAAGGTCCGCACCATGGTGCCCAAAACTCCACCAGAACAGGGGTGTCGCCTCCAATCACAGCATCCCAGCTTGCATCTGTCGCTACTTGAACTGCACTTTTCAAGCATTTGCATGTATCAGATTTCAGGAATACTCatcctcaaggaaaaaaaggaagaaactgattaatttattgaagattTTATCCTTCCATTTAATAGTCTCCTGCGATTAAATAAGGAGATATATGGAGAGGAAAATATCAGGGGCGATCTAATTTTAACTCAATTTAATTTCGTTTACTTCCTTCAAGAAGTACGTAGCCTAAGCCCACTGACTAAGAAGGGATTAGTAACTATATACTTCCATTCCTTGCATGATGTTCTAGTAAACAAGAGACGCATAAAAAGCTGCCCAGGTAGAATTTGGCAAACCTGCATCTACAGCTTCACGAGCTTTGCAGACAATGCGGGATTCTTGGCATCTGCTTCTCAATGAGGGAGGAAAGGACGAAGAAGGTGAAGATAATAACAAATTGGATGTGTTCAGTCCCTTAGATGTTGGCAATTGAAGCTTTTCCACAGGAGCAAATGGATGACAAACACCAGCTCTGGTGGTGCTCACCGAACTAACTTGGAAACAATTCTTCAAagccattctctctctctctctctctctctctctctgtggaGTGATGATATATCTTTTTACAGGTTATGGAGTTTGGAAAGAATCATGAAAAGGGGGTTGTGGCTTTGGTCTCTCGGACAAGAGTTTTACaagatctttattttatttttattttttctattttttttctttttaatccttTAAATTGCTTATCTCTAACTTTTCAGCAGGGATATGCTCTCAAAATCGTGAGGTGGTAAAGGGTTTGGTTTTCATGTGGACGACATTTTATGAATTGAGCTCacaaagaaaaatctaaaagatCCAATTATGAGAAATATTTTTCCATCCTTTAAGAGAAGGAAAAATCGTGAGGTGGTAAAGGGTTGCAAGAAATATCGAATGTTTCTTGTTGGCTAAGGTTACAAGCCAGGGAATAATCTCACGACACAAATTACATTGCTCGAGAAAGACATGCATACGAGGAATGTTAAttgttaaaa from Populus alba chromosome 14, ASM523922v2, whole genome shotgun sequence includes:
- the LOC118028751 gene encoding uncharacterized protein; translation: MALKNCFQVSSVSTTRAGVCHPFAPVEKLQLPTSKGLNTSNLLLSSPSSSFPPSLRSRCQESRIVCKAREAVDAVQVATDASWDAVIGGDTPVLVEFWAPWCGPCKMIAPVIEELAQEYAGKIACYKVNTDDCPSIATKYGIRSIPTVLFFKKGEKKESVIGAVPKTTLSSSIEKYIDV